Proteins encoded together in one Anoxybacillus flavithermus window:
- a CDS encoding tetratricopeptide repeat protein has product MGKLDQIVQLVEQGDVERALALAEQIKQNGSDEERYTLADQLFSWGLLEEAESLIHMLLTRYPDERELQLFLAEIYTEMDKEEEALELLMDIEEDDPYYVRACLLMADLYQMQGLEEVSEQKLLKAYEKMPNEPLVQFALAELYFTNGQYEKSLLYYEQIITKTKTIAGTVIAQRIAEAYSLLGEFEQALSYYEQALSERFDAHTLFQYGFTAYQAEAYKTAIAKLSELKALDREYVPLYLFLAKSYEQEGDIQQSYEIAKEGLTIDEWNKQLLVYAGKIALKLGKREEALTYIEKALDIDPGYLEALFIQTSLLFHEERYEDVVHVIQQAIEQGEYDPQFEWELAKAKQKLEMYDQALNHYEEAYTFFKDDPNFLYDFGYFLFEEGRREKAKDIFEQLLRIDPTNEEVAHMMLQFE; this is encoded by the coding sequence ATGGGAAAATTAGATCAAATCGTGCAACTCGTTGAACAAGGAGATGTGGAGCGCGCATTAGCGCTTGCGGAACAAATAAAACAAAACGGAAGCGATGAAGAGCGATATACGTTAGCTGACCAACTATTTTCGTGGGGATTGTTAGAAGAAGCGGAATCGCTCATTCATATGTTGCTTACACGTTATCCAGACGAACGTGAACTACAACTCTTTTTAGCAGAAATATATACAGAGATGGATAAAGAAGAAGAAGCGCTTGAATTGTTGATGGATATAGAAGAAGATGACCCATATTATGTGCGCGCATGTTTGTTAATGGCCGACCTTTATCAAATGCAAGGATTAGAAGAAGTAAGTGAACAAAAACTATTAAAAGCGTATGAAAAAATGCCGAACGAACCGCTTGTTCAATTTGCGTTAGCGGAGTTATATTTTACGAACGGTCAATATGAAAAAAGTTTGCTATATTATGAACAAATCATCACGAAAACGAAAACGATTGCAGGTACTGTCATCGCCCAGCGCATAGCGGAAGCGTACAGCTTGCTTGGTGAATTTGAACAAGCGCTATCTTATTATGAACAAGCGCTAAGTGAACGCTTCGATGCCCATACGTTATTTCAATACGGATTTACTGCGTATCAAGCAGAAGCATATAAAACAGCTATTGCAAAATTAAGCGAGTTAAAGGCGCTCGATCGTGAGTATGTACCTCTTTATTTATTTTTAGCAAAATCGTATGAACAAGAAGGAGATATACAACAAAGTTACGAAATAGCAAAAGAAGGATTAACGATTGATGAATGGAATAAACAATTGCTCGTCTATGCAGGAAAGATTGCATTAAAGCTCGGAAAACGAGAGGAAGCGCTAACGTACATTGAAAAAGCACTTGACATTGATCCAGGTTATTTAGAAGCGTTGTTTATACAGACGAGTTTACTATTTCATGAGGAGCGGTACGAAGACGTTGTACATGTCATTCAACAAGCGATCGAACAAGGCGAATACGATCCACAATTTGAGTGGGAGCTTGCGAAGGCGAAGCAAAAGCTTGAAATGTATGATCAGGCATTAAATCATTATGAAGAGGCATATACTTTTTTTAAAGATGATCCAAACTTTTTATATGATTTTGGCTATTTTTTATTTGAGGAGGGAAGAAGAGAGAAAGCAAAAGATATATTTGAACAACTATTGCGTATCGATCCGACAAACGAAGAGGTTGCCCATATGATGTTGCAGTTTGAATGA
- a CDS encoding ReoY family proteolytic degradation factor has protein sequence MVSVREKKEFVRWFLNNYQLKRRECVWILNYLLSHDTLMEKVHFVEHAEYCPRGMMMSTHCVDDVPFRFYKQNVVTTDAEKSFHDIRLNRDEDIYIQLNFRGAFHSPQYVAVLEENPYMPKRTNKQDEQLVETIVHQSIQHFQRQKIMRLIDEALDQQDEQKFRELTEQLKALR, from the coding sequence ATGGTTTCCGTTCGGGAGAAGAAAGAGTTTGTTCGTTGGTTTTTAAACAATTATCAATTAAAACGTCGTGAATGTGTGTGGATTTTAAACTACTTACTTAGTCATGATACGCTTATGGAAAAAGTGCACTTTGTTGAACATGCAGAATATTGTCCGCGCGGCATGATGATGTCAACACATTGTGTCGACGATGTGCCATTTCGATTTTATAAGCAAAACGTCGTTACGACAGATGCAGAAAAATCGTTTCACGACATTCGTTTAAATCGTGATGAAGATATTTACATTCAGCTGAATTTTCGCGGTGCTTTCCATTCGCCACAATATGTGGCGGTACTCGAAGAAAATCCATATATGCCAAAAAGAACGAACAAGCAAGATGAACAACTCGTTGAAACAATCGTTCATCAATCGATTCAACATTTTCAACGCCAAAAAATTATGCGGTTAATTGATGAGGCGCTAGATCAGCAAGATGAACAAAAATTTCGCGAGCTGACCGAACAATTAAAAGCGTTGCGTTAA
- a CDS encoding YpiF family protein, whose protein sequence is MKWTAKDVDMYEQTKEYVDTALIPCIPIGSTNMKAFAEMSEHVSLIANEVERQFKGRVMLFPPLTYFVQEQIQARVQEWTNMLKQAGFQHVCFITSHADIADETFVYVPALPLEHADDTYKQKVVRQQVEQVMDALVAKWTLKN, encoded by the coding sequence ATGAAATGGACAGCAAAAGATGTAGATATGTATGAACAAACAAAGGAGTACGTGGACACTGCACTTATTCCGTGCATACCGATAGGGAGCACAAATATGAAAGCGTTTGCTGAAATGAGCGAGCATGTATCGCTTATTGCAAATGAAGTGGAACGGCAATTTAAAGGGAGGGTGATGCTATTTCCGCCGTTAACATACTTCGTACAAGAGCAAATACAAGCGCGTGTGCAAGAATGGACAAACATGTTGAAACAAGCAGGATTTCAACACGTATGTTTCATCACTTCCCATGCGGATATCGCAGATGAAACGTTTGTTTATGTGCCAGCGCTTCCACTTGAACATGCAGATGACACATATAAGCAAAAAGTCGTGCGCCAACAAGTCGAGCAAGTGATGGATGCGTTAGTGGCAAAATGGACGTTAAAAAATTAG
- a CDS encoding ubiquinol-cytochrome c reductase iron-sulfur subunit has translation MSEKKHRVSRRQFLNYTLTGVGGFMAAGILSPMVRFALDPILKEEAGQDMVAVAQVKDITTEPQRFDFKVKVKDAWYESEEPRSAWVFKDENGDIVALSPICKHLGCTVNWNGDKNNPNRFFCPCHYGLYEKDGTNVPNTPPPAPLDRYEYEVKDGTLYLGKAKPRGEA, from the coding sequence ATGAGCGAGAAAAAGCATCGCGTGTCAAGACGGCAATTTTTAAACTACACGTTAACAGGTGTAGGCGGATTTATGGCAGCGGGCATTTTATCACCGATGGTGCGCTTCGCCTTAGATCCGATTTTAAAAGAAGAAGCTGGGCAAGATATGGTTGCTGTAGCCCAAGTGAAGGACATTACGACAGAGCCACAGCGCTTTGACTTTAAAGTAAAAGTAAAAGATGCGTGGTACGAGTCGGAAGAGCCAAGATCAGCTTGGGTGTTTAAAGATGAAAATGGGGATATTGTTGCGCTATCACCAATCTGTAAACATCTTGGCTGTACGGTGAACTGGAACGGCGACAAAAACAATCCAAACCGTTTCTTCTGTCCTTGTCACTATGGGTTATACGAAAAGGACGGAACGAACGTACCAAATACGCCGCCACCGGCTCCATTAGACCGTTATGAGTATGAAGTAAAAGATGGCACGTTGTATTTAGGTAAAGCGAAACCACGAGGGGAGGCGTAA
- the qcrB gene encoding menaquinol-cytochrome c reductase cytochrome b subunit, which translates to MLNKIYDWVDERLDITPLWRDIADHEVPEHVNPAHHFSAFVYCFGGLTFFVTVIQILSGMFLTMYYVPDIKNAWESVYYLQNEVAFGQIVRGMHHWGASLVIVMMFLHTLRVFFQGAYKKPRELNWIVGVLIFMVMMGLGFTGYLLPWDMKALFATKVGLQIAEATPVIGPAIKTLLAGHHEIVGAQTLTRFFAIHVFFLPAALLGLMAAHFLMIRKQGISGPL; encoded by the coding sequence ATGCTTAACAAGATTTACGATTGGGTTGACGAGCGGCTAGATATTACGCCTTTGTGGCGCGATATCGCAGATCATGAAGTGCCTGAGCACGTAAACCCTGCGCATCACTTTTCAGCATTTGTTTACTGCTTTGGTGGATTGACGTTTTTCGTTACAGTCATCCAAATTTTATCTGGTATGTTTTTAACGATGTATTACGTACCGGATATTAAAAACGCTTGGGAGTCTGTTTATTACTTACAAAACGAAGTGGCATTTGGACAAATCGTGCGCGGCATGCATCACTGGGGGGCAAGCCTTGTTATTGTGATGATGTTTTTACATACGTTGCGCGTATTTTTCCAAGGCGCTTATAAAAAGCCACGTGAATTAAACTGGATCGTTGGTGTGCTTATTTTTATGGTAATGATGGGTCTTGGTTTTACAGGCTATTTATTGCCTTGGGATATGAAAGCGCTCTTTGCGACAAAAGTAGGATTGCAAATTGCTGAAGCGACGCCAGTCATCGGTCCGGCGATTAAAACGTTATTGGCAGGTCATCATGAAATCGTTGGTGCTCAAACGTTAACACGCTTCTTTGCTATTCACGTATTTTTCTTGCCAGCAGCATTATTGGGATTAATGGCTGCCCATTTCTTAATGATTCGAAAACAAGGTATTTCTGGTCCGCTGTAA
- a CDS encoding menaquinol-cytochrome c reductase cytochrome b/c subunit, with protein MHRGKGMKFVGDSRVPATRKPNIPKDYSEYPGKTEAFWPNFLLKEWMVGAVFLIGFLCLTVAHPSPLERIADPTDTSYIPLPDWYFLFLYQLLKYSYASGPYTVVGAIIIPGLAFGALLLAPFLDRGPERRPSKRPVAVGMMLLTLAAIIFLTWESVVTHDWEAAAEQGKIRAEVEIDKNAEGYKILEANTCLTCHGENLQGGPAAPSLVGTGLSPEEIADIAKNGKGGMPAGIFKGTDEELKKLAEFVAGLKAE; from the coding sequence ATGCATCGCGGAAAAGGGATGAAATTTGTCGGCGACTCGCGCGTGCCTGCTACGCGCAAGCCGAACATTCCGAAAGACTATTCCGAATATCCGGGGAAAACAGAGGCGTTTTGGCCAAACTTCTTATTAAAAGAATGGATGGTCGGTGCTGTCTTTTTGATCGGTTTTTTATGTTTAACTGTTGCGCATCCGTCGCCGCTTGAGCGGATTGCGGATCCGACAGATACAAGCTATATTCCGCTTCCAGACTGGTACTTTTTATTCTTATACCAGCTATTGAAGTACTCATACGCATCTGGTCCGTATACGGTTGTTGGGGCAATTATTATTCCTGGACTTGCATTCGGAGCGTTATTGCTTGCACCGTTTTTAGATCGTGGTCCGGAGCGTCGCCCATCGAAGCGTCCGGTTGCTGTCGGTATGATGTTGCTTACGCTTGCTGCAATTATTTTCTTAACATGGGAATCTGTCGTCACGCACGACTGGGAAGCAGCGGCTGAGCAAGGAAAAATTCGCGCAGAAGTAGAGATCGACAAAAATGCAGAAGGATATAAAATTTTAGAAGCAAACACATGTTTAACATGTCACGGTGAAAACTTGCAAGGCGGTCCAGCTGCACCATCGCTTGTTGGTACAGGGTTATCTCCTGAAGAAATTGCCGACATTGCGAAAAATGGTAAAGGTGGCATGCCTGCTGGCATTTTTAAAGGAACAGATGAAGAGTTGAAAAAACTTGCAGAGTTCGTTGCAGGTTTAAAAGCAGAATAA
- a CDS encoding DUF1405 domain-containing protein: MLHIRDWLMHRSFLILLLIVNVIGTIYGYIWYGPQLSETPTIFLPFVPDSPTASLFFVFVLIAWLRHTHWPLMEALAVVTLVKYGIWAVVMNMLVFIVTGELGWAGWMLVVSHGAMAVQALLYASYYRMSFIHVVVAAIWTLHNDVIDYVFGMMPQYRMLAQYTPQIGYFTFWLSIASIAVAYIFSRRR; the protein is encoded by the coding sequence ATGTTACACATACGTGATTGGTTGATGCATCGCTCTTTTCTTATACTATTATTGATCGTCAATGTCATTGGGACAATTTATGGTTACATATGGTATGGGCCGCAATTATCCGAAACGCCAACGATTTTTCTTCCGTTTGTGCCTGACAGCCCAACAGCGAGTTTGTTCTTTGTTTTTGTTTTAATTGCATGGCTTCGTCATACACATTGGCCGCTAATGGAAGCGTTGGCGGTTGTCACGCTTGTGAAATACGGCATTTGGGCTGTTGTCATGAACATGCTTGTATTTATTGTGACAGGAGAACTCGGTTGGGCGGGATGGATGCTCGTTGTATCGCACGGAGCGATGGCCGTGCAAGCGTTGTTGTATGCTTCTTATTATCGGATGTCCTTCATTCATGTTGTTGTGGCAGCCATTTGGACGCTACATAACGATGTTATTGATTATGTGTTTGGGATGATGCCACAATATCGAATGTTGGCGCAATATACGCCACAAATCGGCTATTTTACATTTTGGTTAAGCATTGCTTCGATTGCGGTGGCGTACATTTTTTCACGTCGGCGATAA
- the ypjB gene encoding sporulation protein YpjB gives MRIRLIAMFIMICLFPYTVYANGLEWDKLDQISDEALQLTKNDRLQEAKQLLEYFEKQFALFREDIHSMDVIYVLTATHEEALRAVTASSVPTEQRINQLTQFRLAVDAVHSKHQPLWKEMKYAVMSAFDKMKQAMEQEDEQSFQQAFHQFLQRYELIEPSVKINADREQVQRVSAHISLLEAPAFRQLHATERMKELRQMEEDLQVLFADGKKETTLPSLWWVMTSIGGMIIMTLTYVGWRKYRGEKEGKMVRDKQ, from the coding sequence ATGCGCATTCGACTCATCGCGATGTTTATCATGATTTGTTTATTTCCGTATACAGTATATGCAAACGGACTTGAGTGGGACAAACTCGATCAAATTTCTGACGAAGCGCTTCAGTTAACAAAAAATGATCGCTTGCAAGAAGCGAAACAGCTATTGGAATATTTCGAAAAACAATTCGCGTTATTTCGTGAAGATATTCATTCGATGGATGTCATATATGTATTAACGGCTACGCACGAAGAAGCATTGAGAGCGGTCACAGCATCGAGTGTGCCAACGGAACAACGAATTAACCAATTGACGCAATTTCGGCTCGCTGTTGATGCCGTTCATTCGAAACATCAGCCGCTCTGGAAAGAAATGAAATACGCTGTCATGTCTGCATTTGACAAGATGAAACAAGCGATGGAGCAAGAAGACGAACAATCGTTTCAACAGGCGTTTCATCAATTTTTACAACGGTATGAACTTATTGAACCGAGCGTAAAAATTAACGCTGATCGTGAACAAGTGCAACGTGTATCTGCCCATATTTCGCTTTTAGAAGCCCCTGCTTTTCGCCAATTGCATGCAACAGAGCGGATGAAAGAGTTGCGACAAATGGAAGAAGATTTACAAGTGTTGTTTGCTGACGGAAAAAAAGAGACGACGCTTCCGTCGCTATGGTGGGTTATGACGTCCATTGGTGGCATGATTATTATGACGTTAACGTACGTTGGATGGCGAAAATATCGTGGGGAAAAAGAGGGGAAAATGGTGAGGGATAAACAATAA
- a CDS encoding YitT family protein, whose amino-acid sequence MKLKNVAFILLGSAIFAFGLVHFNMENKLAEGGFTGITLLLYFLFGIDPSISNLVLNIPLFFIGWKLLGRTTFVYTIVGTVSLSIFLWIFQRYGFHIPLNNDLTLAALFAGVFIGVGLGIIFRYGGTTGGVDIIARLVYKYKGISMGKTMFLFDSCVIVLSLLTYLPYREGMYTLVAVFVGARVIDFLQEGAYAAKGATIISEKSDLISEKIMTEMERGVTILKGIGSYTKRERDVLYCVVAKNELSRLKSIITSVDPHAFVAISDVHDVHGEGFTLDENKQPLHE is encoded by the coding sequence ATGAAACTTAAAAATGTCGCATTTATTTTACTAGGATCGGCAATTTTTGCGTTTGGACTTGTCCATTTTAATATGGAAAATAAACTCGCAGAAGGCGGCTTTACAGGGATTACACTTCTTTTATACTTTTTGTTCGGTATCGATCCTTCCATTTCAAACTTAGTACTGAACATTCCGCTCTTTTTTATCGGCTGGAAGTTGCTCGGACGGACGACGTTTGTTTATACGATTGTCGGAACGGTTAGTTTATCTATATTTCTTTGGATTTTTCAACGGTACGGGTTTCACATTCCGCTCAATAACGATCTTACGTTAGCTGCTTTGTTTGCCGGCGTTTTCATCGGGGTCGGCCTCGGTATTATTTTCCGCTACGGAGGAACGACGGGCGGCGTCGATATTATTGCGCGGCTTGTCTATAAATATAAAGGCATTAGTATGGGAAAAACGATGTTTCTTTTTGACTCATGCGTTATTGTTCTTTCGTTGTTGACGTATTTACCGTACCGTGAAGGGATGTATACACTCGTCGCCGTATTCGTCGGGGCACGCGTCATCGACTTTTTACAAGAAGGGGCATATGCAGCAAAAGGGGCAACCATTATTTCTGAAAAAAGCGATTTAATTTCCGAGAAAATTATGACGGAAATGGAACGTGGCGTTACGATTTTAAAAGGAATAGGGTCATATACGAAACGCGAACGAGATGTTTTATATTGCGTCGTTGCCAAAAACGAATTGTCACGTTTAAAATCAATCATCACGTCTGTTGATCCACATGCGTTTGTTGCGATTAGCGATGTACACGATGTGCATGGAGAAGGATTTACGTTAGATGAAAATAAACAACCGTTACATGAGTAA
- a CDS encoding nucleotide pyrophosphohydrolase produces MEKTMRQLQQEVDEYIGQFKEGYFSPLAMLARLTEELGELAREVNHYYGEKPKKKTEQEKTIQEELGDLLFVLICMANSLHIDLQEAHDAVMHKFQTRDRDRWTRKEEEQ; encoded by the coding sequence ATGGAAAAAACGATGCGGCAACTGCAACAAGAAGTCGACGAATACATCGGGCAGTTTAAGGAAGGATATTTCAGTCCGCTTGCCATGCTGGCCCGTTTAACAGAAGAATTAGGTGAGCTTGCTCGTGAAGTAAATCATTATTATGGTGAAAAACCGAAAAAGAAAACGGAACAAGAAAAAACGATTCAAGAAGAATTAGGCGATTTATTATTTGTACTTATATGTATGGCGAATTCGTTACATATCGATTTACAAGAAGCGCATGATGCAGTCATGCATAAATTTCAAACACGAGATCGTGATCGTTGGACGAGAAAGGAAGAGGAACAATGA
- the dapB gene encoding 4-hydroxy-tetrahydrodipicolinate reductase: MIRIVIAGPRGRMGREAVSLVHQTKHFELVAVVDRMNEGKTLAELDGFPAIEAPIFTDLERCLQTVQADVLIDLTTPEVGKHHTEIALQYGVRPVVGTTGFTEDDLARLTQIAEERKIGAIIAPNFAIGAILMMKFAQMAAKYFPHVEIIELHHDQKLDAPSGTALKTAQLIQQVRPSFTQGHEAEKETMEGARGALYDGMRIHSVRLPGLVAHQEVIFGGDGQTLTIRHDSFNRASFMSGVRFSVETVMKLETLVYGLEHLIE; the protein is encoded by the coding sequence ATGATTCGAATTGTCATTGCAGGACCACGTGGGAGAATGGGACGAGAAGCTGTTTCTCTCGTTCATCAAACAAAACATTTTGAGCTTGTAGCGGTTGTAGACCGGATGAACGAAGGAAAAACGTTGGCGGAACTCGATGGTTTTCCAGCCATTGAAGCTCCAATTTTTACAGATTTGGAGCGTTGCTTGCAAACAGTCCAAGCGGACGTATTGATCGATTTAACAACGCCAGAAGTTGGAAAACATCATACAGAGATTGCGTTGCAATACGGTGTTCGACCGGTCGTTGGTACGACAGGATTTACAGAAGACGATTTGGCGCGTTTAACACAAATAGCGGAAGAGAGAAAAATTGGTGCGATTATTGCACCGAACTTTGCGATTGGTGCTATTTTAATGATGAAATTTGCGCAAATGGCGGCTAAATATTTTCCGCATGTAGAAATCATTGAGCTTCATCACGATCAAAAGCTTGATGCGCCGTCTGGTACAGCGTTAAAAACAGCTCAGCTCATTCAACAAGTGCGCCCTTCTTTTACCCAAGGGCATGAAGCTGAAAAAGAAACGATGGAAGGGGCACGTGGAGCATTATATGACGGCATGCGCATTCATAGCGTTCGACTGCCGGGGCTTGTCGCGCATCAAGAAGTCATTTTTGGTGGCGATGGGCAAACATTGACGATTCGGCACGATTCGTTTAACCGTGCATCATTTATGTCCGGTGTTCGCTTTTCTGTTGAAACGGTGATGAAGTTAGAAACGCTCGTATACGGATTAGAACATTTAATTGAATAA
- the mgsA gene encoding methylglyoxal synthase: MKIALIAHDKKKEDMVHFVTAYQHILAEHELYATGTTGLRIQEATGLSVHRFQSGPLGGDQQIGAMIANNDMDMVIFFRDPLTAQPHEPDVSALIRLCDVYAIPLATNMGTAEVLIHGLERGDFAWRNIVKRGKE; the protein is encoded by the coding sequence TTGAAAATTGCATTAATTGCACACGATAAAAAGAAGGAAGATATGGTTCACTTTGTTACAGCTTATCAACATATTTTAGCTGAACACGAATTATATGCAACAGGGACGACAGGGTTGCGCATTCAAGAGGCGACCGGTCTTTCTGTGCACCGTTTTCAATCTGGACCACTTGGAGGCGATCAACAAATTGGTGCGATGATTGCAAATAACGATATGGATATGGTCATTTTTTTCCGCGATCCATTAACCGCTCAACCACACGAGCCAGATGTTAGTGCCCTTATTCGTCTTTGTGACGTATATGCCATTCCATTGGCAACAAACATGGGAACAGCAGAAGTGCTTATACACGGTTTAGAACGTGGCGATTTTGCATGGCGAAATATTGTGAAGCGAGGAAAAGAATGA